The following are encoded in a window of Numida meleagris isolate 19003 breed g44 Domestic line chromosome 13, NumMel1.0, whole genome shotgun sequence genomic DNA:
- the ERCC4 gene encoding DNA repair endonuclease XPF — protein sequence MAALLEHESQIFLDLFHQDGLVVCARGLGIDRLLLRFLRLYCEPASLVLVLNTSPAEEEYFIDQLRSDGVVHLPRRVTNEIPSNTRYEFYTQGGVLFATSRILVVDFLTDRIPANLITGVLVYKAHRIIESCQESFILRLYRQKNKEGFIKAFTDNAVAFNTGFCQVERVMRNLFVRKLYLWPRFHIAVNSFLEKHKPEVVEIHVSMTPSMLAIQTSILDILNACLRELKRYNPALEVEDLSLENAIGKAFDKTIRHYLDPLWHQLGAKTKSLVQDLKILRTLLHYLTQYDCVTFLNLLESLKASEKAFGENSGWLFLDSSTSMFVNARARVYRIADEKVNQKGKVSENRDIKKENELKRELILESNPKWEALREVLNEIENENKNSEDLGGPGQVLICASDDRACAQLKECITDGAEAFLVRLYNKTFGKDEKAGEVWIKDRKMVKAKGNARPGTGPQPKKAKLPTSSKQNKHKKQHDQTIVQMIGKTEEENREELDVEDNKELNGSQEDSIEETILEDFPVNLPSDSYYGIFKNPLTIIHPLQGCSDPYALTRVLHEVEPRYVVLYDAELTFVRQLEIYKAGRPGKPLRVYFLIYGSSTEEQRYLTALRKEKEAFEKLIRERASMVVPEEREGRDETNLDLIRDVKPASSSTDTRKAGGQAQKSAQQTIIVDMREFRSELPSLIHRRGIDIEPVTLEVGDYILTPDICVERKSISDLIGSLNNGRLYTQCISMSRYYKRPILLIEFDPNKPFSLIPQGSLRQEISSSDVTSKLTLLTLHFPKLRILWCPSPHATAELFEELKQNRPQPDAETAVAVTADSETLPESDKYNPGPQDFLLKMPGVNAKNCHALMNHVKSIAELVTLSKDKLSEILGNAVNATQLFDFIHMTYKEALSKEKNKR from the exons ATGGCGGCGCTGCTGGAGCACGAGAGCCAGATCTTCCTGGACCTCTTCCACCAGGACGGGCTGGTGGTCTGCGCCCGCGGGCTCGGCATCGATCGCTTGCTGCTGCGCTTCCTCCGCCTTTACTGCGAGCCCGCCAGCCTGGTGCTGGTGCTGAACACGAGCCCCGCCGAAGAG GAGTATTTTATTGACCAGCTGCGGTCAGATGGAGTTGTGCACCTTCCTCGGCGCGTCACCAACGAGATCCCCAGCAATACTCGCTATGAGTTTTACACGCAGGGGGGGGTTCTCTTTGCTACAAGCCGAATCCTCGTGGTTGATTTCCTTACCGACAGAATTCCTGCAAACCTCATCACTG GGGTTTTAGTATACAAAGCACACAGAATCATTGAGTCCTGTCAGGAATCGTTTATATTGCGACTTTATCGCCAAAAGAACAAGGAAGGCTTCATTAAAGCTTTTACAGATAATGCAGTTGCATTTAACACTGGTTTTTGCCAAGTGGAAAGAGTGATGAGAAACCTTTTTGTCAGGAAACTTTACCTGTGGCCAAG ATTTCATATAGCAGTGAACTCATTTTTAGAGAAGCATAAACCCGAAGTGGTGGAAATACATGTGTCAATGACCCCTAGTATGCTTGCTATCCAGACTTCAATCCTGGACATTTTGAATGCATGTCTGAGAGAACTGAAACGTTATAATCCAGCTCTTGAAGTAGAAGACCTATCTTTAGAAAATGCTATTGGTAAAGCTTTTGACAAG ACAATACGTCACTATTTAGATCCTCTCTGGCATCAGCTCGGAGCTAAGACCAAATCTCTGGTCCAGGATTTGAAGATACTGCGTACTTTGCTACATTATCTAACTCAGTATGATTGTGTCACTTTCCTTAATCTTCTGGAGTCGCtgaaagcaagtgaaaaagCTTTTGGTGAGAATTCAG GTTGGCTGTTTCTTGACTCCAGTACTTCCATGTTTGTAAATGCTCGAGCCAGAGTTTATCGCATTGCAGATGAGAAAGTGAATCAAAAAGGCAAAGTCTCTGAAAACAGAGatataaagaaggaaaatg aactgaaaaggGAATTGATTCTAGAAAGTAACCCAAAATGGGAAGCTTTGAGAGAAGTATTGAATGAGATTGAAAATGAGAATAAGAACAGTGAAGACCTTGGTGGTCCAG GGCAAGTGCTTATTTGTGCCAGTGATGACCGAGCTTGTGCACAGCTCAAGGAGTGTATTACTGATGGAGCAGAAGCCTTTTTAGTGAGACTGTATAATAAAACATTTGGAAAGGATGAGAAAGCTGGAGAAGTGTGGattaaggacagaaaaatgGTGAAGGCCAAAGGAAATGCCAGACCAGGCACAGGACCTCAACCCAAAAAAGCCAAACTCCCtacttcttcaaaacaaaacaaacacaagaagcAGCATGACCAAACTATAGTCCAAATGATAGGGAAaactgaggaggaaaacagagaggagTTGGATGTGGAAGATAACAAAGAATTAAACGGAAGCCAAGAAGACAGTATTGAAGAGACCATTCTCGAAGATTTCCCTGTGAACTTACCCTCAGATTCTTACTATGGTATTTTCAAAAACCCGCTTACAATTATTCATCCATTGCAGGGTTGCAGTGATCCCTATGCTCTCACTCGGGTACTGCATGAAGTAGAGCCAAGATACGTTGTACTGTATGATGCAGAACTAACTTTTGTTCGGCAGCTGGAAATCTACAAGGCAGGCAGACCTGGGAAGCCTCTGAG GGTTTATTTCCTCATCTATGGAAGTTCAACAGAAGAACAGCGCTATCTCACAGccctgagaaaagagaaggaggcCTTTGAAAAACTAATTCG AGAAAGGGCCAGTATGGTTGTTCCcgaagaaagagaaggaagagatgagaCAAACCTAGACCTAATAAGAGATGTTAAACCTGCCTCTTCTTCCACTGACACACGCAAAGCAG GTGGACAGGCACAGAAGAGTGCTCAGCAGACTATCATAGTGGACATGCGGGAATTTCGTAGTGAGCTTCCATCACTGATTCACCGTCGTGGTATTGACATTGAGCCTGTTACTTTGGAAGTTGGAGACTACATTTTAACTCCTGATATCTGTGTAGAGCGAAAAAGTATCAGTGATCTTATTGGCTCCTTAAATAATGGAAGACTGTATACACAGTGCATTTCTATGTCACGTTACTATAAGCGACCGATTCTTCTGATTGAATTTGATCCTAACAAACCTTTCTCCTTGATTCCACAAGGTTCCCTACGTCAGGAGATTTCCAGTAGTGATGTTACTTCTAAACTGACTCTTCTCACACTCCATTTCCCAAAGTTACGTATCCTGTGGTGTCCCTCACCCCATGCTACTGCTGAACTGTTTGAAGAGTTAAAACAAAACCGTCCACAACCTGATGCAGAAACAGCAGTGGCGGTCACAGCAGATTCCGAAACTCTTCCTGAGTCAGACAAGTATAACCCTGGTCCTCAGgactttctattaaaaatgccAGGTGTTAATGCAAAAAACTGCCATGCCTTAATGAACCATGTGAAAAGCATCGCCGAGCTAGTGACGCTGTCCAAGGACAAACTCTCTGAAATTCTGGGTAATGCCGTCAATGCCACACAACTATTTGACTTTATTCACATGACTTACAAAGAGGCATtatctaaggaaaaaaacaaaagatga